In one window of Shewanella goraebulensis DNA:
- a CDS encoding glycosyltransferase family 2 protein, with the protein MTPRISVVMPVYNVEKFVKAAIESVLHQTFDNFELLIIDDRGDDRSIQICKQFISDPRVHIIRHAKNKGLAAARNTGIRHALGEFVAFIDSDDLWHSEKLARHVQHLDSDSQIGLSFSRSSFIDYDGKFIDFYQMPKLTDIDAAHLLCRNPVGNGSAPVIRRTTLNDIRFQSMSTAQRYSCYFDETFRQSEDIECWLRIAATTSWKIEGLPEPLTYYRLNHGGLSANLMKQYASWEKMIDKARDFAPILLGRHEKTARAYQLRYLSRQAIRLGDGKAAVELVNKAISTSPSILKAETGRTITTLVAAYAQWIMPSWGYIVIEGVGQKCISVIQKIRISRDGVTNEFMQDNKL; encoded by the coding sequence ATGACTCCAAGAATCTCTGTAGTAATGCCTGTTTATAACGTTGAGAAGTTTGTAAAAGCGGCAATCGAGTCTGTACTGCACCAGACATTTGATAACTTTGAATTATTAATTATTGATGATCGCGGTGATGATCGCAGTATTCAGATTTGTAAGCAGTTTATTAGCGACCCACGCGTACATATTATTCGTCACGCTAAAAATAAAGGTTTAGCTGCAGCGCGTAATACGGGTATCCGTCATGCATTAGGTGAGTTTGTCGCATTTATCGATTCAGACGACTTATGGCATTCAGAAAAACTTGCTCGCCACGTACAACACTTAGATAGCGATAGCCAAATTGGTCTGAGTTTTTCTCGCTCAAGTTTTATTGATTACGATGGTAAGTTTATCGATTTTTACCAAATGCCTAAACTTACTGACATTGATGCAGCACATTTACTTTGTCGTAATCCGGTTGGTAACGGCAGTGCGCCAGTTATTCGCCGAACGACATTGAATGACATTCGTTTCCAATCAATGAGTACTGCTCAACGCTATAGCTGTTACTTCGATGAAACTTTCCGTCAGTCAGAAGATATTGAATGTTGGTTACGTATTGCTGCAACCACATCTTGGAAAATCGAAGGCTTACCTGAGCCACTAACCTATTACCGCTTAAATCACGGTGGTTTATCTGCAAACCTAATGAAGCAATACGCTTCGTGGGAAAAAATGATTGATAAAGCTCGTGATTTTGCGCCAATTTTACTTGGTCGCCATGAAAAAACCGCACGTGCTTATCAGTTACGTTACCTTTCAAGACAAGCAATTCGTTTAGGTGATGGTAAAGCGGCGGTTGAGTTAGTCAACAAAGCGATTTCGACCTCACCTAGTATTTTAAAAGCGGAAACAGGCCGCACTATCACCACTTTAGTGGCTGCTTACGCTCAATGGATCATGCCTTCTTGGGGTTATATCGTCATCGAAGGTGTTGGTCAAAAATGTATTAGCGTCATTCAAAAAATACGTATTTCTCGTGATGGCGTCACCAATGAGTTTATGCAAGATAACAAGCTTTAA